The following proteins are encoded in a genomic region of Hippocampus zosterae strain Florida chromosome 2, ASM2543408v3, whole genome shotgun sequence:
- the rarga gene encoding retinoic acid receptor gamma-A isoform X2 has protein sequence MFDCMEALGMGPRQLYDVTSRGTCMLRKASPFFAGLDPFAWTGSASVQSVETQSTSSEEMVPSSPSPPPPPRVYKPCFVCQDKSSGYHYGVSSCEGCKGFFRRSIQKNMVYTCHRDKNCQINKVTRNRCQYCRLQKCFEVGMSKEAVRNDRNKKKKDVKEEVVLPESYELSGELEELVNKVSKAHQETFPSLCQLGKYTTNSSSDHRVQLDLGLWDKFSELSTKCIIKIVEFAKRLPGFTSLTIADQITLLKSACLDILMLRICTRYTPEQDTMTFSDGLTLNRTQMHNAGFGPLTDLVFAFAGQLLPLEMDDTETGLLSAICLICGDRMDLEEPQKVDKLQEPLLEALKIYARRRRPNKPHMFPRMLMKITDLRGISTKGAERAITLKMEIPGPMPPLIREMLENPEAFEDQTERNDSPPPLPSQPPLPPALVLKQEAEDEDDSWAAENGSEPSPEDEEEDDDDDVGDEERDRVSDSDGEQWGVLNAIDLDGNRKGLVGRAQ, from the exons CAGTGGAGACACAGAGCACCAGCTCAGAGGAGATGGTACCCAGTTCTCCATCTCCACCTCCCCCACCTCGTGTCTACAAGCCCTGCTTTGTGTGCCAGGACAAGTCCTCAGGGTATCACTATGGGGTCAGCTCCTGTGAGGGTTGCAAG GGTTTCTTCCGTCGCAGTATCCAGAAGAACATGGTGTACACCTGCCACCGAGACAAGAACTGTCAGATCAACAAGGTCACACGCAACCGCTGCCAATACTGCAGGCTGCAGAAGTGCTTTGAGGTTGGCATGTCCAAGGAAG CGGTACGCAATGAcagaaacaagaagaagaaagacgTGAAGGAAGAGGTGGTGCTCCCAGAGAGCTATGAGCTCAGCGGAGAGCTTGAGGAGCTTGTCAATAAAGTCAGCAAAGCTCATCAAGAAACCTTCCCGTCACTTTGCCAACTGGGGAAATACACCACC aACTCTAGCTCTGACCACCGTGTCCAGCTTGATCTGGGTCTGTGGGACAAGTTCAGCGAGCTCTCTACCAAATGCATCATCAAAATTGTGGAGTTTGCCAAACGGTTGCCAGGATTTACCAGCCTCACCATCGCTGACCAGATCACCCTTCTTAAGTCTGCCTGCCTGGACATTCTG ATGCTTCGGATCTGCACACGCTACACTCCAGAACAGGACACAATGACCTTCTCTGATGGCCTGACTCTGAATCGGACTCAAATGCACAACGCTGGTTTTGGACCGCTGACTGACCTGGTGTTTGCCTTTGCCGGCCAGCTTTTACCTCTGGAGATGGACGACACCGAAACCGGCCTCCTCAGCGCCATCTGCCTCATTTGTGGAG ATCGCATGGATCTGGAGGAGCCCCAGAAAGTGGATAAGCTGCAAGAGCCTCTACTTGAGGCTTTAAAGATTTACGCCCGCCGCCGTCGCCCCAACAAGCCTCATATGTTCCCCCGCATGCTCATGAAGATTACCGACCTCAGGGGCATCAGCACCAAGG gtgCAGAGAGAGCCATCACTCTAAAGATGGAAATCCCAGGCCCGATGCCTCCTCTGATCAGGGAGATGCTGGAGAACCCGGAGGCTTTCGAGGACCAAACAGAGCGCAACGACAGCCCGCCGCCGCTACCCTCGCAGCCACCTCTGCCCCCCGCCCTCGTGCTGAAGCAGGAGGCCGAGGACGAGGATGACAGCTGGGCCGCAGAGAACGGCAGCGAGCCGTCacctgaggatgaggaggaggacgacgatgatgacgtgGGTGATGAAGAGAGAGACAGGGTCTCGGACAGCGATGGCGAGCAGTGGGGGGTTTTGAATGCCATCGATTTAGATGGCAACAGGAAAGGCCTTGTAGGGAGGGCGCAGTGA